In Leptodactylus fuscus isolate aLepFus1 chromosome 2, aLepFus1.hap2, whole genome shotgun sequence, one genomic interval encodes:
- the UNC50 gene encoding protein unc-50 homolog — protein MLPTTSLNARTQGNGTLSSRDAARHTAGAKRYKYLRRLVHFRHMDFEFALWQMLYLFTSPQKVYRNFQYRKQTKDQWARDDPAFLVLLSIWLCVSTLMFGFVLQMGFVETLKLLLWIVFIDCVGVGLLIATFMWFISNKYLVKHQGRDYDVEWGYAFDVHLNAFYPLLVILHFIQLFFIKYVVLSDWFIGYFVGNTFWLIAIGYYIYITFLGYSALPFLKNTVVLLYPFAALILLYVLSLALGWNFTAMLYAFYKYRVN, from the exons ATGCTGCCGACCACATCACTGAATGCTCGGACACAAGGCAATGGTACTCTAAGTTCTCGGGATGCAGCACGACACACAGCCGGAGCCAAGCGCTATAAGTACTTGCGGAGGCTTGTTCACTTCAGACACATGGACTTTGAGTTTGCCCTCTGGCAGATGCTTTATCTTTTTACTTCACCACAGAAAGTGTACAGAAACTTCCAGTACAGGAAACAGACCAAAGACCAGTGGGCGAGAGACGACCCCGCATTCCTAGTCCTTCTCAGTATTTGGCTGTGTG TGTCTACTTTAATGTTTGGGTTTGTTTTGCAAATGGGATTTGTGGAAACCCTGAAGCTTCTCCTCTGGATTGTTTTTATTGACTGTGTTGGTGTTGGGCTACTGATCGCAACCTTTATGTG GTTTATTTCTAACAAGTACCTGGTAAAGCATCAGGGAAGAGATTATGATGTGGAATGGGGTTATGCATTTGATGTCCACTTGAATGCATTCTATCCACTTCTGGTCATCCTACATTTTATCCAGTTGTTCTTCATCAAAT ATGTTGTGTTGTCAGATTGGTTTATCGGATACTTTGTTGGGAACACATTTTGGTTGATTGCCATTGGTTATTACATCTATATAACATTCCTTGGATATAGTG CGCTgccatttttgaaaaacacagtcgTTTTACTTTATCCATTTGCAGCTTTGATATTACTCTATGTCTTGTCATTGGCTCTGGGATGGAACTTCACAGCCATGCTCTATGCTTTCTACAAGTACAGAGTGAACTGA
- the COA5 gene encoding cytochrome c oxidase assembly factor 5, giving the protein MPKYYEDKEEDGHPCAGVKEDLKSCLLESTCVLEGKTPKECLKEGHCKALQVSFFECKRSILDNRARFRGRKGY; this is encoded by the exons ATGCCAAAATATtatgaggacaaggaggaggatggTCATCCTTGTGCTGGGGTGAAGGAGGATCTAAAGAGCTGTCTGTTGGAGAGTACCTGTGTCCTG GAAGGAAAGACCCCCAAGGAGTGTCTGAAGGAAGGCCATTGCAAAgctctgcaggtttccttctttGAATGTAAAAGATCAATA TTAGACAACAGAGCACGTTTCCGTGGAAGAAAGGGCTACTGA